One segment of Vicia villosa cultivar HV-30 ecotype Madison, WI unplaced genomic scaffold, Vvil1.0 ctg.001112F_1_1_2_unsc, whole genome shotgun sequence DNA contains the following:
- the LOC131633332 gene encoding probable pectate lyase 12, whose product MTQTTCIFLISLLASFFTHGTSMLNLTLPAQHPDPESVAIEVHRKVNESMGRREMLSISTKDFSSSCQTGNPIDDCWKCDPDWSNNRQRLADCAIGFGQNAKGGKGGKFYIVTDSSDNDPVNPKPGTLRYAVIQNEPLWIVFPSNMMIELCQELIFNSFKTIDGRGADVHIVGGGCITLQYISNVIIHNIHVHHCHPSGNTNVRSSPEHYGYRTISDGDGISIFGSSNIWIDHCTLSRCKDGLIDAVMGSTAITISNNHFSHHNEVMLLGHSDHYKPDSAMQVTIAFNHFGEQLVQRMPRCRLGYIHVVNNDFTRWEMYAIGGSGGPTIYSQGNRYTAPEDVDAKQVTKRLDSGEGEWTTWNWKSEGDFMVNGAFFVDSGSESEGNFQKAYSVDPKTVDRISALTMSAGVLGVARDNNLGMWTRAPNGGGDYSISYSGEQEYTDDMSHSTMMLTRSFTLTLVSLFVALLCLLSYAPILS is encoded by the exons ATGACCCAAACCACCTGCATTTTCCTAATCTCACTCCTAGCTTCCTTTTTCACCCATGGAACTTCCATGCTCAACCTCACTCTCCCAGCTCAACATCCTGACCCTGAATCTGTTGCCATAGAAGTTCACAG GAAAGTGAATGAATCAATGGGAAGAAGAGAAATGCTATCAATATCAACCAAAGATTTTTCCTCATCTTGCCAAACTGGTAACCCGATAGACGATTGTTGGAAATGCGACCCAGATTGGTCCAACAATCGTCAAAGGCTAGCAGATTGCGCAATAGGGTTTGGCCAGAATGCCAAAGGAGGAAAAGGTGGTAAATTCTACATTGTAACAGACTCATCCGACAATGATCCAGTGAACCCAAAACCTGGTACACTAAGATACGCTGTCATACAGAATGAACCACTATGGATTGTTTTTCCAAGTAACATGATGATTGAGTTGTGTCAAGAGCTTATTTTTAACAGCTTTAAGACAATTGATGGACGTGGTGCTGATGTTCATATTGTGGGTGGTGGGTGCATTACTCTTCAGTATATTAGTAATGTTATTATACACAACATTCATGTTCATCACTGTCATCCTTCAG GTAACACTAACGTGCGGTCGAGTCCAGAACACTATGGATACAGAACAATATCAGACGGAGACGGAATCTCAATATTCGGATCAAGCAACATATGGATAGACCATTGCACACTCTCACGTTGCAAAGACGGTTTAATTGACGCCGTTATGGGTTCAACCGCAATAACTATCTCCAACAACCATTTCTCACACCACAATGAGGTTATGTTACTAGGTCACAGTGACCATTACAAACCAGACTCAGCAATGCAAGTAACTATAGCATTCAACCATTTTGGTGAACAGTTAGTTCAAAGAATGCCACGTTGCAGACTCGGATACATCCACGTCGTGAATAACGATTTTACGCGATGGGAAATGTATGCTATTGGCGGAAGTGGTGGACCCACTATTTATAGTCAAG GTAATAGGTATACGGCTCCTGAGGATGTTGATGCGAAGCAAGTGACGAAGAGGTTGGATTCGGGTGAAGGGGAATGGACGACATGGAATTGGAAATCGGAGGGCGATTTTATGGTGAATGGTGCATTTTTTGTTGATTCGGGTAGTGAGAGTGAAGGGAATTTTCAGAAGGCTTATAGCGTCGATCCTAAAACGGTTGATCGGATTTCTGCTCTTACTATGTCTGCTGGTGTTCTTGGTGTTGCTAG GGACAACAATCTAGGAATGTGGACAAGAGCGCCAAACGGTGGTGGTGATTATAGTATTTCATATTCCGGAGAACAAGAGTACACTGATGACATGTCCCACAGTACGATGATGTTGACCCGTTCCTTTACTTTGACTCTTGTATCTCTTTTTGTTGCACTTTTGTGTTTGTTGTCTTATGCACCCATTCTATCCTAA